A window of Cryptomeria japonica chromosome 3, Sugi_1.0, whole genome shotgun sequence contains these coding sequences:
- the LOC131069612 gene encoding uncharacterized protein LOC131069612, whose amino-acid sequence MFLREVSCLPYRKSISSDLRGEGIGGEIVDCSFWRGEVALLVSTDTIDSNQVSCSCIPLICKFITLVEALKVIANKLKVLSWNFNLDPYNNDDTKRHHLDDIAGSRGVICRIMICLEQQGIVHPELANITHLLSLNFSTNCCFGTLPLELRKLANLD is encoded by the exons ATGTTCCTACGGGAGGTTTCATGCCTACCATATCGAAAGAGCATAAGTAGTGAcctgagaggagagggaatagggggagagattgttgattGTTCATTCTGGAGAGGAGAGGTTGCCCTTTTAGTCAGCACAGATACCATTGATTCGAACCAAGTCTCTTGTTCCTGCATTCCTTTAATCTGCAAATTTATAACACTAG TTGAGGCGCTCAAAGTAATTGCCAACAAACTGAAGGTTTTGAGTTGGAACTTCAATTTGGATCCCTACAATAATGATGATACAAAAAGGCATCATCTTGACGACATAGCTGGGTCACGTGGGGTCATA TGCAGAATAATGATATGTCTAGAACAGCAAGGGATTGTGCACCCTGAATTGGCTAATATTACACACTTGCTTAGCCT GAATTTTAGTACGAATTGTTGTTTTGGAACACTACCACTAGAGCTAAGGAAGTTGGCAAATTTGGATTAA